The Cryptococcus tetragattii IND107 chromosome 4 map unlocalized Ctg04, whole genome shotgun sequence genome includes the window AGGCTGTAATATGTAAAAGGGGATTACAGTGGTCAGCCCGACAGTTGTTTACAAGACGGGACGAAGGAAAAAGGGCACCAGGGGTAAAGGAACAACGGTAATCATCGAGCGCTGATCCTTCCATTTGATCTTCCCCTGTCCATCGCCATTTGCTGGAATCACACCGGGCGACATACACTATACACCAtaaccaaaaaaaaatgaaaaaatgAATATGCACTCACTTCGCTCAGTCCTCGCTTTCCATATCCATCCAGGCCCATCCGCGCTTCTGCCCCAGTTTCCAGTCCCaactttttcttcccaATGCTCATGGATTGCAAAACTTCGTGATCATTGTCATGAACATTGGGTAACAGTCCATCCGAGTATGCTGCGACAGTGCAGTTTCCAGTCATTGCCTTTGTGTACCCCAAATTGAGAGATAATGTTCAATCTTGCGGATGGCGTGGAAACCGTTGCTATTCGCTGGAATCAAATCGAGTGGCCAAAAGTGTCCGCAGTTTTCGGTTGTTATGGCGGGATCGGCTAATTTGCAACCACTACGTAGTGCGATGCGGTCACTATAATGTTCTGAAACGGGTGAATGgggtggcggcggtggcgATGATTATGTTAATGGCAAGTAGAGAGGGCGGGAGGATGGACATACGAGAATAACAAAAGACGGAAGCAGGTCGAAAGACTTTCGGACCGTGCAAAATCACTTGACATCCTAAATTATTTATTCGACATCCGACAACTCATCAGCACCCGAAGAAGCGTCGTGTTTCGTTTGCTGCTCGCATAAATGTTTAATAACCCCTAATGGTCCCTGGTTCAGTCCCTTCCCCTGCATCTTACATCTTATGTCCTAATATCTCCTATCTTTGCTCTTTGCTCGCTCCTTTTAGCTCCCCACTTCCCGCTAATACAATGCATTCCCATCCAAACACCACATGTGTCGTGTTTCGTCGTTCATCTTGCTTTCACGTGCGCCGGATTGTTGCTTATAAAGTGTATCTTGTACTTACAGGCCAACGGAAGTCTGGACTGCGTAATTGCATAGACTCGCGGAAACCAGATCAGaaatgagaatgagaaagGGGCCACCACCCATAACAGTTGGCCAAGCACTATGGAAAGGGTCTTTCATCAACAGTCGTCGGGTTCCTGCGCATTaatggtggaggaagagccggGTAGAGTGGTGTGTCACCAGCCATTGACCACAAGCTTCCAGCCTACAAGGGTCAGCTTTAGGGCTCGGGTTGCATCGATCTGTACTTAAGCTAATAAGCAAGTAGTTAGTCGCTCGCTGCTGGGCACCCGCCGGCCGCAAATTATTGTCCTTTATCCTAGTTCTCAACGGATATATATCGGTTCCAGCACGTGCATTTCCACATCCCACATTTGGAATTCCAAAGCGGAAAGTATTATGGCACAGTGTGCGACTACAATATTCATTATTGGTGAGGCAGAAGGGCGGTCGGGTAATCAAAAGATTAAGAGTGCGAAGGCAGAATCACCGTAAAGTAGTAGCAGCACCGGTTGTGGATAATTCGTGGGGCGTTTGCAGATATGACAGTGTGGCTTGTCTGATGACCTGTTTGGTTGATGAACAGTTTCCAGGTACACAGTCAGAGCCAGGGAAAAAAGACTGGCCTGGATCGCTTCCTTGCCGCTTATGTCATAAGTCTTTTTTGCTGGAATTTCGGATCTGGCTTTCCGCCTGCCCTCCGCATCTCCTCCGGACTCCGCATATCGACGCCTTACGTTATGTACCGCACAGTCAACGTACATCAGAGGTCAAATACATAACAATAATGATAATAAGACGCAAGTGTACAAAGACAAAAATGGAGTGTCCATTGCTCTTATTTCCTAGTTCCTCGTGGAAGGCAGGGAAGAGATAACTTACTTAGACCGACTGAAAATCTTACGTAATATGTACATTAGGGTGAAAGGCGACTCTATAATCGGCAGGGCCCGCTGATTCCAAAAGTCAGGAGGTTCCCCCCAATAAAGAAATCCTTGCGTAAGCATTTTTGTTTGTCATTTAATCGTCAATATCCTTTGACGAACAAATAAATAAAACTACCGTGCTTATCATCAGTCCGTCTGATTATTCATTATTTTCAACTTTATCTTCTAAGTGAACTCATTCCTCACAATGTCTGACCTCCCATTACCCCAATTCTACGCTCACTCCCTCATTCCTCTCACTTCGATTTTCGATGACACCCTGtcactctcatctcctgaaGCTCAGTCCACTCTATCCATCGCGCTCGACAATCTATATCTCATCCAACGCATGCTCACATCCCTAGGCGTATTTTCAGAGAACGAGTCAGTATCCGAGGCCAGCAATGGGCAGCTTCTTTTTATGAGCATTGGATGGGCTATTGGCACCTGTGAAGAGAAACAAAATCCCGGCAGTATGTcagaaaggagagaagctTTACTAAAGGCTGAAGTGAGTCAAACCCATCTGACAAATATGGATAATTCAAGGATGTCTGATGTCTGACACTCTCCTGCCCATCAATAGTACGCTTTCCAGGCATTTGTAGAGTTGCTCCGTTCGTATGGTATTCTGTCACCGCAAGAAGCATCCGAATATTCTGCCAGTAACGGAGCTGGCTTTTCCAATGATCCGGCGAAGAGACGCGAAGCAAAGATTAATCAGtacaagagagagaaagaactCCGTGAGAAGATCAATGTAAGTTGGTCTTCTTGTTCAGTAAACAGGTCTACCATTGATCCTGACCATCATTTTTTGGTTTACTTAGGTCGTCATATCACGCCGCAAGCAAGCGCCTGCTAACGCTTCAActcccctctctttcttgatctctctcttgccaaAGCCTAACTCTGAGGTATCCACAGCACAGTCAACACAATCGGGGGATGcgaatgaagatgacatggCAGAAGAATCCAGAGAAACCATCATAGACGTTCTGCACCTTCTACATTCCCTAGCATTGTCATCTATGGCTTCCATGAAGATGGAACTCGATATCCTCTCTGCTGCACCTCCGACTGATCCATCCCTGGGTATAACTCAAGCAGACCCGCGTCAAGGCGAAAGGGGGGAGAATGACAATACTTGGCGTCTCGACCAGCTGCCGACGTCTTTAACTCGGTCGTCAGATCTCATATCCTCAAAAGGCAAAGTCTTACGACCTTTCACAATCCTTCCAAGCGACTCTGGAGTAGCGCAGAGAGAAAAGCTGAAAGCGGAAGTTTTCAAGCAGAGTTGGAGATTGCCAACGATGACAATAGATGAGTACCTCGATATTGAACGACAGAGGGGTAATATCATAACTGGTGGCGGGTGCGTTCTTCTCTCACAAAGATGTCGTGTAAAGGCAATAGCTCATGTTGTCGATTTTCAGTCAAGCATCTTATGATAAACCCACGGACTCTGAGCTGCTGGAATTGGACTCGGAAATGGATGGTACAAGGCATGCTGAAGAACAAGCTGAGCATAAGcgagggaaagatgaaaaatgGGCCCAATACACGGATGACAACCCAAAGGGATATGGAAACACGACGAACAAGGGGTAACCACGTGGAACAATCAGCGCTATCGGAGCACCAGGTAGTACCTGATCTTGTCCCGTTATTTTAAGTGTCAGAATACACTATGGATTACACTATGAATGAGACCATAAATGCCTTTCAGTTTCGTAACAGCAATGATAATTCAGTGGACGACTTTCACGTGTTATGGATAAAAATGCAACATTTCATGTGATTCGCTGAAGATGTTTTCATCTCGCCAGATGTCCTGTACAAATGAAGAGCATGAATATGTAAGAAAGGGAAATAAAACTTGGTACAGGACGTCCCAAGTCGCTGCTACATCAAAAACCCGCGCACATTCTCCTCCTACTGCACTCAATAAGCCCAACCCGATACGCATTATAACGCAAATTAACGGGCAGAAGCCATGGCCTTCTGCATAGCCCTCTTGACACCGAGCTGAGCCTTCTTGAGCTCGTCGGCGGTGGCATCCTCCTGctcaagcttctcgagAGCCTTGGCAATCTCAGACTCAACGGCGGCACGAGCTCCTCGCTTGATCTTCATAGAAAGTTCAGGGGCGGAGATGGATTGTTCACCTAACCAGATGTTAGAATATAACTTCATGAACGAAGACACAAAAACGTACAGGTGTGGAGGTAGGCCTCAAGGTCAGACTTGGCCTCGTGACGGGCAGAGAAGTCCTTGTCGGCGTTCTTGAATTGCTCAGCATCCTTGATCATAGCCTGGATCTCTTCGGAAGAAAGTCGGCCAACAGAGTTCTGGATGGTGATCTGAGCCTTTCGGCCAGAGGCACGGTCCTGAGCAGAGACCTTGAGGAGACCGTTGGCGTCAACCTCGAAAGTGCAAACGAGCTCGGCCTGGCCTCGGGGCATAGGGGGGATACCAGAAAGCTCGAACTCTCCAAGAAGTCGGTTGTCCTTGCACTGGGTTCGCTCGCCCTCGTAGACAGGGAACATGACGGTAGTCTGGTTGTCCTCGACGGTGGTGAAGACTCGAGACTTGTTGGAGGGGATGGGGGTGTTTCGGGGAAGAACAACACCGAAGATGTCACCCTGCATGGCAACACcaagggagagaggggcgacatcgagaagaaggaggtcAGCGGTCTTGTCGGAGGTCTGACCGGTGAGGACAGCAGCCTGGACAGCGGCACCGTAAGCAACAGCCTCATCGGGGTTGATAGACTTGTTGAGCTGTCGGCCACCGAAGTACTCGGAAACGAGAGATTGGATCTTGGGGATACGGGTAGAACCACCGACAAGGACAATGTCGTCAACCTTGGCAGCGGGGATCTTAGAGTCCTTGAGGACCTTGTCAACGGGGTCAACGGTGGACTTGAAAGCGGCGGCGTTAATCTCCTCGAATCGGGCACGGGTGatgttggaagagaagtCGGTACCCTGGTAGAGAGAGTCGACCTCGACGGTGGTCTGGGTAACGGAAGAGAGAGTTCGCTTAGCACGCTCACAAGCAGACCTCAATCGTCGCAAAGCACGAGCATCGTCGGAGATGTCATGCttggtcttcctcttgaaCTCAGCCTTGAAGTGCTCAAGGAGGTTGTTGTCGAAGTCCTCACCACCAAGGTGAGTGTCACCAGCGGTGGCCTTGACAGAGAAGACCTTACCCTGAATGGTAAGGAGAGAGACATCGAAAGTACCACCACCCAAGTCGAAGATGAGAACGTTTCGCTCCTCCTCGGTCTTCTCGTCAAGACCGTAGGCAATAGCGGCAGCGGTAGGCTCGTTGATGATACGGAGGACCTCGAGACCAGCAATGGCACCGGCGTCCTTGGTAGCGAGACGCTGGGAGTCGTTGAAGTAGGCAGGAACGCTTTTATATGGTTAGCCCTGGTTGCCTGGTCCGTTTGATCAACACTCACGTGACGACGGCCTTCTTGACGGTCTTGCCAATCTTGGCCTCagcaatctccttcatcttggtAAGAACCATGGCAGAGATCTCCTGGGGAGAgaaagtcttcttctcgttgAGGTAGTCAACCTCAACGTAAGGAGAGCCGTCCTTGTCAATGACGGTGAAGGGCCAGTGCTAATTGAGTCCTTGTTAGACGCATGGCCGGCCACCTATCAATCTTGTTCTCACCTTCATGTCCTTCTTAACGTCAGCGTCGTCGTATCGTCGGCCGATCAATCGCTTAGCGTCgaagatggtgttgaggGGGTTCATGGCAGACTGGTTCTTGGCGGCTGGGGGTCGGATTGGATTAGACGTGGGGCAATCTGAGCTTGCAAAATTtcactcaccatcaccaaTCAAACGCTCGCCCTCAGTGAAAGCGACGTAAGAAGGGGTGGTTCGGTTACCCTGGTCTACAAAATTGTCTTGTAAGTATTATATTCGAAGCTTGTATGATGCGAATGATTTACCGTTGGCGATGATCTAATACGGTACTATCAGTGAATGAAGTGCGATGAAAAATAAGCCTTCACTCACCTCGACTCGGTCGTTTTGCCAGACACCGACACAAGAGTAGGTGGTACCAAGGTCTATGCGCCACTGTCAGCCCTCCAAAAACTTTTCCCCTGCATTTTTGAATCTGCACTAACCAATACCAATGGCACCCTCGAAAACGTCTTCAGCGGACATGTTGCGTATATAAAGATTTGGCTGAGTGGCTGTAAGTTGGGCAAGTTGAAATGATTGAGGACTGGACAAACCTTTTAGGATTAGAAGCCTTTTtaggatgtggatgaaggaaggagaaagagaagatgaagttgacGGCGCCGCCCAGGGGAAGCCCCCGAAAACTTGCCATTTGCTCCAAGAAATTTCCCCGCTCGGCGTTATCTGTTTAGAACCGAATGTGGCATCCGGCGCCTCTGGGGGTACGCTGCTGCATGTCGGTCATCTATTTGCGGGTCATTCATTAAATAGCTGTTCGAAGAGAAAAGACGAAAAAAGCATAGCAAGGAGTACGATTACACTGGAAGTGTACTTACTCGTGATGGGTGGTAGACTGTGTATATCCTCTGCTGTTGCATCGTAATTACTGGGGTGATAGGCGTAGTTCACGCCCAAGCAACActttttgttgttgattcaagaagagagatacTGCTGCTACGCTACTTACTACTCGGCTTGTAGTTCGTTTCTATTCACGCTGTACTACGTATGTACTGAAATGGTCATTGATACTCGATGCCACAGTGTAAGTCACACCAACGCGATATGACCATTTAGTCTGCGCTAAGTAGATCATGACCAATTACGTCCTTTATCATACATTGTACTGTCGCGCTGTCATATCCTGTATTGAGTCAGCTCATCAGTGATTATTGTAAATTGAATAGCACAATTGTAAGAGCGGCAGCCGGTCGACGAAACGCAACTGTCAAATCGTTACTCTGGCCTACAACAGGAGACGTGTACGAGTAACGACTGATTGTACAAAATTCACATTGCGACTACTTCATACAAGTACAAAATAATGCGGATCAAAGTCCTAACTGTCGCATGAGCTCCTTGTTTGCCTCAATGTTCTTTAGCCGTTCTAGTTCGTAATCCGTCATCGCTGAATAAGATCTCAATATCTGATGCTGGAAAACTTCGGTTGGCATTGTGTACTTACGTTGTCGTTCTTTTCCGTGACTGCTGGTGGCCAGCCGTTTCATGTTGTCTGGCTCTTCTAACAATCGCATTGTTGTTACCCCAGTGGTTTTCGTATAGCCCCTTTTTGCCTCCCACTTCATCAAGAACTGTTTCCCGTCCTCCTCAAAAGTGAAAACAATCTTCTCGTAATTCATCCACTCTTCTTTTAACTTCCACTTATCTCTCCATCTGACATGGAACATCACTGTGGGCCGGtcttcatccccttcctctttacGCCCCAGGATATCCAACATACACTTATCTTTCTGCAGCTGAAGAGGTCGCGGGCTCGCACCTCTCGCCAGACCCTTACCTTCTTGCAGCcgctccatctcctcataCTTGTCAATGGCATCCTTCACTACAGCTTTCGGAATACTCCCAACACGGTTTATCTGGGAAGCGCTATGCCATACCTTCTCGTAAAGTGGCGAAGGAGAAATGCTGTCGTTTACCACACCATAGCGGACTAGGTACATTGTGGGCTTTGAGGGAGCCGATTTGGATGCCAGGATGGTGAATGGTTGATATTCTGCACTTGACATTAGATGTTGTCAGATTTAAGCACAGTACCTTAACTTACCTCGACTCTCAAATTCCTCCAGCAATTGTTTTGACCCTTCCATTAGCCCTGATTGTCCTTCCCAGGTGTCGTCCTTCGGTTTGTAATTCTCCCAACGCACGAGATATCGATATTCATATTTGTTGGACTCGGGATTTCGCCATTTACTCAATGAACGCGCTAAAATGTGCTCCACTACAAAGACATCTTTTGAAGGAGATCTCTCGCGGCGACGTTTCCTACTGACGTTGGACGTCCTCCGCTGTTTGGAAGTTGACAATTGGGATTTATTAGTTCAATACTGCATAGAATGCCATAAGGAAATGGGCTCACGCGCTCGGATTTCGAGGATGAAAATGTGGAACTTCGTTCGTCCTCAGAGTCCGACGGCGAGTATAAGGAAGGTGTTGCGGAGCTTCGGGTATCGTCTAGATAGATGTCAAGAGGGAGCCTCATAAAAAATATTCGGCAAAGACCTTTGTTTGCTAGATTGAAGGGCGAGGCATCACACGGTGACTTAAAGGGAGTGAACGCTGGGTAAGCGTTGTATTACAATGGTGAGAATCGCGATATTAAGTAGTAATGTGGTGGTATCAAAGTAGTAGCACGTAGCGGCAGTATACAATAGTGTACGTATAGAGAGACGGCCGTATAATCAGCACCAAACCCAGCGAACAAACGAAGCTAGTCGCGCCGCGTCGGCCAGCATTCAATTTAATTTGTGAACTCGGAAACCTCGGTCCAAGACTCCGGAACCCGAGAAAGTACACGCCAATCTATATAATAACCGTCTAACCATCTAACCATCGAAATCTCAATGTGTAGCGTGCACTTCGTTTGGAGGCAGGAGACAGCAATTATCGCTCGCGTTAACGCTGTAATTATTTCCCGGCTATTCGGAGTCGGCAGTCGTCAGCTTTTTGGCCTTAATGTGTGCCCTTTGTCGTTAATCTTGTCCGTCGCTGTTCAATGCAGCCTATTTACGTATTTTATGACTTTGATAGAGACAGGCAGGGACTCCGCCGTTTTAGGTCAAAGTCAAGGCTCTAAGGCCTAAATGTCTCATGGCCGAAGTCAGAGGTCATAGGTCATGCGGATATGGAACAACAGATAGCAGCCACAGAAGCGCAGATGTAATGAATGAAACCATGATCGACATTCGAACCTTCTATGCTTAGACCCTAGATCTCTCAGTCTCCGGCAAACAGCAAATCTATTTTTGTTCCCATGCTTCTCGAGTCTTTTTAAATGAAGAGCATCCCTACGTACGAACACAGCCGGCAGACGCGATACTTACATTTATACCTCGCTATTCTGTCACCTGTCACCTACCTCCTGTTTCACACCTCCAAGCCACAAAAAAAGTCTTTTGGTCGTCTCAGAAGCAACGTGCCTCATTTTCCGGGCGCGCAACCATTGATCTCGCTGCATCAGTCACTCGCCCTTGTCCAGTGAGTATCTTCTGTCCATCATCCACCGTACTCTTTCCAACTATCCTTAATCTTTCCTACTATCAACTGCGGCTTTGGCAATTTGAGTGGAACCTCCCATTTCTGTGATCTTTAAAAAGTGGTTGCAacacttcttttccttaGTTCTCATGTCTCCTATATCCCTCACATCATTGCCTTAACTCTATTTATGAGGGCGCCAGACCAATCAAACGTCCTCGTCCCTCCGAAACATGAAGATCCAATATTAGCTTTCTATGCAATTTTGTCATCCTTGCGTATTTTCCAGTAGCCAATTCTTGCAAGCTGACTCATGATCTTTTGTTTACAGGAGACATCGCCAGGCAGGGAACATATGTGAGTCTTTGACTCATATTTTTGCGGACTGTCATTCTTCGGGCAGCCTTCTCTTGACTCAAGAGGGTTTGACACATGACTGACACTAAGTACGGGCACTACATAAGATCTACTTGGAAAAGACGGAACACAATTCAGATCATCTCGCTATCTTTGCCTCTACTGTCTAAAATTTCCTCAAACCACATAGAGAAGTGCGGCCGGTGGATCTCCTACACCACTAGCTCTGTGTTTTCGAAATAAGACACAAAATAATTGGAGACCAAGTCGAGAACTGCAAGCCGCAATCGAGGAAGGGCAGGGAGAAGCCCAAGAAATGACTGAACTCGGGGTTCAACAATTCCTGCAGAATTCGCATAATGCTGGAAATACAGATAACTTTGCGAACGCAAGCGCCTACACTGTATGTCCGGAAAATCAGCAGCCAGTCGTTCAGCTTGAAAAGCCCACAAAGGAGTTGCGAATCAGTTGTGACACATGGTGAGTATTTGAGATcatatctctcttcctttctgaTTTACTGATGCAAATTTACCAGCCGTATCAAGAAGATTAAGTGCCCCGGTGAGAAACCCAAATGTCGTAACTGTGACCAAAAGGGCAGACCATGTACATATCCAACAGCAGTACGGCGGCGTGGCCCTGACAAGAATCCGGGCGGTAAGCTACTCGTGCCCCAGCCAATGTTGTTAAAGCCATACTGATGAATTTGGCAGCACGCATGAAGAACAAAGTAGAGCGAGCAAGACAGACACGCAAAATTCAAGGACGTGATCAGTATCCTTCTCATATTGTTTCTAAAGGCACTGGCTTGCAGCGATTAGTATTACCGCCATCCAAATCAGCGCCCAAATCTGCTATCCATGATATTCCAGTCACACAAGACGCTCAAGAAGGTCAACATTTGGGTGTGATCACGCAACGACTGCCGATTTTACTTCACTCACCACCGATTTCAGCGCCTCCTCggccttctttccaaaacaACTTACACGGTGCTGTGGGTTGTCGCAGTTCGGATTCCGCTTCATCTGCATTGTTCAAGCCGGAGTCTGCCACAGATATCTTGCTTGCGCAGACTCGATTATTGCAAGTCCCGACAGCCGCTTCAGCTCTCTCGGCCCTATCTCTAGCATCTCAGCCGCTGCAATCAGTCGCCGATCAAGTCATCCCACCCAAGACTGAACGTCTAGCTGTAACTACACAATCTGGATATACCCATCAGTCTGATCCTCCTCCGATTGAACCTTCTTGTCCGAATTCGTCCAATTTGccccagcagcagcttcaCCAGGCGATCCCTTCCACGGTCACACCGTTACCAACGCATGA containing:
- a CDS encoding heat shock protein sks2, whose protein sequence is MSAEDVFEGAIGIDLGTTYSCVGVWQNDRVEIIANDQGNRTTPSYVAFTEGERLIGDAAKNQSAMNPLNTIFDAKRLIGRRYDDADVKKDMKHWPFTVIDKDGSPYVEVDYLNEKKTFSPQEISAMVLTKMKEIAEAKIGKTVKKAVVTVPAYFNDSQRLATKDAGAIAGLEVLRIINEPTAAAIAYGLDEKTEEERNVLIFDLGGGTFDVSLLTIQGKVFSVKATAGDTHLGGEDFDNNLLEHFKAEFKRKTKHDISDDARALRRLRSACERAKRTLSSVTQTTVEVDSLYQGTDFSSNITRARFEEINAAAFKSTVDPVDKVLKDSKIPAAKVDDIVLVGGSTRIPKIQSLVSEYFGGRQLNKSINPDEAVAYGAAVQAAVLTGQTSDKTADLLLLDVAPLSLGVAMQGDIFGVVLPRNTPIPSNKSRVFTTVEDNQTTVMFPVYEGERTQCKDNRLLGEFELSGIPPMPRGQAELVCTFEVDANGLLKVSAQDRASGRKAQITIQNSVGRLSSEEIQAMIKDAEQFKNADKDFSARHEAKSDLEAYLHTCEQSISAPELSMKIKRGARAAVESEIAKALEKLEQEDATADELKKAQLGVKRAMQKAMASAR